A window from Physeter macrocephalus isolate SW-GA chromosome 11, ASM283717v5, whole genome shotgun sequence encodes these proteins:
- the KIF7 gene encoding kinesin-like protein KIF7 isoform X1, which translates to MGLEAQRLPGAEEAPVRVALRVRPLLPKELLHGHQSCLRVEPGHGRVTLGRDRHFSFHVLLDENAGQEAVYQACVQPLLEAFFEGFNATVFAYGQTGSGKTYTMGEASVASLHEDEQGIIPRAMAEAFKLIDENDLLDCLVHVSYLEVYKEEFRDLLEVGTASRDIQLREDDRGNVVLCGVKEVDVEGLDEVLSLLEMGNAARHTGATHLNRLSSRSHTVFTVTLEQRGRAPSRLPRPAAGQLLISKFHFVDLAGSERVLKTGSTGERLKESIQINSSLLALGNVISALGDPQRRGSHIPYRDSKITRILKDSLGGNAKTVMIACVSPSSSDFDETLNTLNYASRAQNIRNRATVNWRPEAERAPEEAPAGPRGPPRHRSETRIIHRGRRAPGPTAASAAAAARLGAECARYRARTDAAYSLLRELQAEPGLPGAAARKVRDWLCAVEGERSALSSASGPDSGIESASAEEQAMQGPGGQKEDEGALQLLALQSQVVRLEEENRDFLAALEDAMEQYKLQSDRLREQQEEMAELRLRLELVRPGWGPPGLLQGLSPESFMPRPHTAPLGGAHTCVLGMVPPACLPGDEVGPENWGEQVTNGGEAGAKLLAEAERLGSGSSAASEEEEERGEEEPPRRILHPRRNGISKGSQRTGARPGSPLNRKGPELCLEELGATVQGPRGELVVGGSQALVRPLQAPTAMASEWRLAQAQQKIRELAINIRMKEELIGELVRTGKAAQALNRQHSQRIRELEQEAERVRAELSEGQRQLRELEGKEPQDASECSQLQEFRKRVAAAQSQVQVLKEKKQVTERLVSLSAQSEKRLQELERNVQLMRQQQGQLQRRLREETEQKRRLETEMNKRQHRVKELELKHEQQQKILKIKTEEIAAFQRKRRSGSNGSVVSLEQQQKTEDQKKWLDQEMEKVLRQRRALEELGEELHKREAILAKKEALVQEKTGLESKRLRSSQALNEDIVRVSSRLEHLEKELSEKSGQLRQGSAQSQQQIRGEIDALRQEKDALLKQRLEIDSKLRQGSLLSPEEERTLFQLDEAIEALDAAIEYKNEAITCRQRVLRASASLLSQCEMNLMAKLSYLSSSETRALLCKYFDKVVTLREEQHQQQIAFSELEMQLEEQRRLVYWLEVALERQRLEMDRQLTRQQKEHEQDIQLLLHQSRDHLGEGLADSKRQYETRIQALEKELGRHMWINQELKQKLSSLNAAGQSRVTGGEKRTLCPENRQAPGSEDEPHPAPEPLWQPPVTEGVPRAREEMRDLVHAPLPLTWKRSSLCSEEQGSPEELRQREAAEPLVGRMLPVGEMGLPWNLGLLPKPRRELRRTSPGMIDVRKNPL; encoded by the exons ATGGGGCTGGAGGCCCAGaggctgccaggggctgaggaggccCCAGTGAGGGTGGCCCTTCGAGTCCGCCCATTGCTGCCCAAGGAGCTGCTGCATGGGCACCAGAGCTGCCTGAGGGTGGAGCCGGGGCACGGCCGAGTCACTTTGGGCCGGGACCGCCACTTTAGCTTCCACGTATTGCTGGACGAGAACGCCGGGCAGGAGGCTGTGTACCAGGCCTGCGTGCAACCCCTCCTCGAGGCTTTTTTTGAGGGCTTCAATGCCACCGTCTTTGCCTACGGTCAGACAGGCTCCGGGAAGACATACACCATGGGGGAGGCCAGTGTGG CCTCCCTTCACGAGGACGAGCAGGGCATCATCCCACGGGCCATGGCTGAGGCCTTTAAGCTGATTGATGAGAATGACCTGCTTGACTGTCTGGTGCACGTGTCCTACCTGGAAGTGTACAAGGAGGAGTTCCGAGACCTGCTGGAGGTGGGCACCGCCAGTCGTGACATCCAGCTTCGGGAAGATGATCGTGGGAATGTTG TGCTGTGTGGAGTGAAGGAGGTGGACGTGGAGGGCCTGGATGAGGTGCTGAGCCTCCTGGAGATGGGCAATGCAGCGCGGCACACGGGGGCCACACACCTCAACCGCCTCTCCAGCCGCTCACACACTGTGTTCACCGTGACCCTGGAGCAGCGGGGGCGCGCCCCCAGCCGCCTCCCCCGACCTGCCGCAGGCCAGCTGCTCATCTCCAAGTTCCACTTCGTGGACTTGGCGGGCTCAGAGAGGGTGCTCAAGACAGGCAGCACAGGTGAGCGGCTCAAGGAGAGCATCCAGATCAACAGCAGCCTCTTGGCGCTGGGCAACGTCATCAGCGCCCTGGGTGACCCCCAGCGCCGCGGCAGCCACATCCCCTACCGGGACTCCAAGATCACCCG GATCCTCAAAGACTCCCTGGGCGGGAATGCCAAGACAGTGATGATCGCCTGCGTCAGCCCTTCCTCCTCAGACTTCGATGAGACTCTCAACACCCTCAACTACGCCAGCCGCGCCCAGAACATCCGCAACCGCGCCACTGTCAACTGGCGGCCCGAGGCCGAGAGGGCGCCCGAGGAGGCACCCGCTGGCCCGCGGGGGCCGCCTAGACACCGCTCGGAGACGCGCATCATCCACCGCGGTCGGCGCGCCCCTGGCCCCACCGCAGCctccgccgcggccgccgcccgcCTGGGCGCCGAGTGCGCTCGCTACCGGGCCCGCACCGACGCCGCTTACAGCCTCCTGCGCGAGCTACAGGCCGAGCCTGGGCTGCCTGGCGCCGCTGCCCGCAAGGTGCGCGACTGGCTGTGCGCCGTTGAGGGCGAGCGCAGCGCCCTGAGCTCCGCCTCTGGGCCCGACAGCGGCATCGAGAGCGCCTCCGCCGAGGAGCAGGCCATGCAGGGACCCGGCGGACAAAAG GAAGATGAGGGGGCACTGCAGCTGCTGGCCCTGCAGAGCCAGGTGGTCCGGCTGGAGGAGGAGAACCGAGACTTTCTGGCTGCGCTGGAGGACGCCATGGAGCAGTACAAACTGCAG AGCGACCGTCTTCGTGAGCAGCAGGAGGAGATGGCAGAGCTGCGGCTGCGGCTGGAGCTGGTGCGGCCTGGCTGGGGGCCCCCAGGGCTCTTGCAGGGCTTGTCTCCTGAGTCCTTTATGCCCCGGCCTCACACGGCCCCCCTGGGGGGTGCCCACACCTGTGTGCTGGGCATGGTGccccctgcctgccttcctggagATGAAGTTGGCCCTGAGAAttggggagag CAGGTGACAAATGGCGGGGAGGCTGGAGCCAAGTTgctggcagaggcagagaggctgggaagTGGCTCTTCAGCTGcatcagaggaagaggaggagaggggcgaGGAGGAGCCACCCCGACGGATCCTGCACCCACGCAG GAATGGGATCAGTAAGGGGAGCCAGAGGACGGGGGCCCGCCCAGGGAGTCCACTCAACAGGAAGGGCCCAGAGCTTTGCCTGGAGGAGCTGGGTGCAACCGTCCAGGGGCCCAGAGGTGAGCTGg TGGTTGGTGGGAGCCAGGCCCTGGTTCGGCCTCTCCAGGCCCCcactgccatggcctctgagTGGCGGCTGGCCCAAGCCCAGCAGAAGATCCGTGAGCTGGCCATCAACATACGCATGAAGGAGGAGCTCATAGGCGAGCTGGTCCGCACAG GGAAGGCGGCCCAGGCCCTGAACCGCCAGCACAGCCAGCGCATCCGGGAGCTGGAGCAGGAGGCAGAGCGGGTGCGGGCTGAGCTGAGTGAAGGCCAGAGGCAGCTGCGGGAGCTTGAGGGCAAGGAGCCCCAGGACGCCAGCGAGTGTTCGCAGCTCCAGGAGTTCCGCAAGAGGGTTGCTGCCGCTCAGAGCCAAGTGCAG GTGCTGAAGGAGAAGAAGCAGGTGACAGAGCGGCTGGTGTCGCTGTCGGCCCAGAGCGAGAAGCGGCTGCAGGAGCTGGAGAGGAATGTGCAGCTCATGCGGCAGCAGCAGGGGCAGCTGCAAAGGCGGCTTCGTGAGGAGACAGAGCAGAAGCGGCGCCTGGAGACAGAGATGAACAAGCGGCAGCACCGTGTCAAG GAGCTGGAGCTGAAGCACGAGCAGCAGCAAAAGATCCTGAAGATCAAGACAGAAGAGATTGCGGCATTTCAGAGGAAGCGGCGCAGCGGCAGCAACGGCTCTGTTGTCAGCCTGGAGCAGCAGCAG AAGACTGAGGACCAGAAGAAGTGGCTGGACCAGGAGATGGAGAAGGTCCTACGGCAGCGGCGGGCActggaggagctgggggaggagctCCACAAGCGGGAGGCCATCCTGGCCAAGAAGGAGGCCCTGGTGCAGGAGAAGACGGGGCTGGAGAGCAAGCGCCTGCGGTCCAGCCAG GCCCTCAACGAGGACATTGTGCGTGTGTCCAGCCGGCTGGAGCACCTGGAGAAGGAGCTCTCTGAGAAGAGCGGGCAGCTGCGGCAGGGCAGCGCCCAGAGCCAGCAGCAGATCCGCGGGGAGATCGACGCCCTGCGCCAGGAGAAGGACGCGCTGCTGAAGCAGCGGCTGGAGATTGACAGCAAGCTGAGGCAGGGCAGCCTGCTATCGCCTGAG GAGGAGCGGACACTGTTCCAGCTGGACGAGGCCATCGAGGCCCTGGACGCTGCCATCGAGTACAAGAACGAGGCCATCACGTGCCGCCAGCGGGTGCTGCGGGCCTCGGCCTCCTTGCTGTCCCAGTGCGAGATGAACCTCATGGCCAAGCTCAGCTACCTCTCGTCCTCGGAGACCAGAGCCCTACTCTGCAAGTACTTTGACAAG GTGGTGACGCTCCGAGAggagcagcaccagcagcagatTGCCTTCTCGGAGCTGGAGATGCAGCTGGAGGAGCAGCGGAGGCTGGTGTATTGGCTGGAGGTGGCCCTAGAGCGGCAGCGCCTGGAGATGGACCGCCAGCTGACCCGGCAGCAGAAGGAGCACGAGCAGGAtatccagctcctcctccatcaGAGCCGAG ACCACCTCGGTGAAGGGTTAGCAGACAGCAAGAGGCAGTATGAGACCAGAATTCAAGCTCTGGAGAAGGAGCTGGGCCGCCACATGTGGATCAACCAGGAACTGAAACAGAAGCTCAGTAGTTTGAATGCTGCCGGCCAGAGCAGGG TGACAGGTGGGGAGAAGAGGACCCTGTGCCCGGAGAACAGACAAGCCCCTGGAAGTGAAGACGAGCCCCACCCAGCACCTGAGCCTCTGTGGCAGCCCCCCGTCACTGAGGGTGTGCCCCGTGCCCGTGAGGAGATGCGGGACTTGGTCCATGCCCCATTACCGTTGACATGGAAACGCTCGAGCCTGTGCAGCGAGGAGCAGGGTTCCCCCGAGGAGCTACGGCAGCGGGAGGCTGCTGAACCCTTGGTGGGGCGGATGCTACCAGTGGGTGAGATGGGTCTGCCCTGGAACCTCGGGCTCTTGCCCAAGCCCCGGCGGGAACTGCGAAGGACCAGCCCAGGGATGATTGATGTCAGAAAAAACCCCCTGTAG